The following coding sequences lie in one Labrus bergylta chromosome 5, fLabBer1.1, whole genome shotgun sequence genomic window:
- the rad54l2 gene encoding helicase ARIP4, whose translation MSEEAMSDSDLEPSLNSEDEDLENEEEEEDMEEDEDDNDGDDEEDSLERPASAQSKEDAAQDGQDSTSTTSEEPSSEPASCPSSRPPSRPPSGPASRPASRSQPPGSPETLSQSKKPSSKSKKQKSSKSTKSSKSSKGSKPSKPSKPVHMRKNIRKLLKEDQLEAGTKAAQQEEMERRKRLEQQRKDFPTPAVPESQLVDTASLLGEVSHLVPALLSKQDVICLDSSGDEDEEGEAKLPALAIRDDVIELSSGDEDALQISSESADEDADGTAGSQESSGAHINDTQNMPDAQGRVLVNINHPAEEKDIYLAPQLAKAVKPHQIGGIRFLYDNLIESLDRYKSSSGFGCILAHSMGLGKTLQVISFIDILLRNTEAHTVLAIVPVNTLQNWLTEFNLWLPPQEALSPDIDPAFVAGRTFKVHILNDEHKTTLARAKVVEDWSKGGGVLLMGYEMYRLLSMKKSFVMGKKRKSKKPAGPIIIDLDEEDRQQELMRGIEKSIARPGPDVVICDEGHRIKNYHASTSQALKNIRSRRRVVLTGYPLQNNLIEYWCMVDFVRPDFLGTRQEFSNMFERPILNGQCVDSTPQDVRLMRYRSHVLHSLLEGFVQRRGHDVLRDQLPTKEEHVILVRLSPIQRALYSEFMKRFREAGNTGWLGLNPLKAFCVCCKIWNHPDVLFEALQKESQANEQDLDLDDITSASNPRCPAPGAGLKAKVADSSNSKVNSVVPQLNHSQERANQVITYEWAKDIMSNYQTGVLENSAKMVLLFYLIDESVRRRDKILVFSQSLSTLSVIEDFLSKRAMPPGIASSDAQSQNWVRNLNYYRLDGSTSASERERLINQFNDPENTATWVFLLSTRAGCLGVNLIGANRVVVFDASWNPCHDAQAVCRVYRYGQRKPCYIYRLVCDFTLEKKIYDRQVSKQGMSDRVVDDLNPVLNFTRKEVESLLHFVEDEPDNHSLTSNEEFEEVMLKACQYHPHLITKQPFHHESLLVDRKESKLTKAEKRAAKKSYEDEKRASVPYTRTSYAPYYPNSDQALTNIPAFNQRGWRPMVRPDDKPVASVRPIQSTPIPMMPRQVGMGIGGSGSAGSLPVNFLQKAGVYVQRIVTTTDIVIPGANSTTDVQARISAGESIHVIRGSKGTYIRTNDGRIFAIRSGKISRAVGGGSAAQRGMQDSLIHPISNGCSSPVDQRQLSPNREQRSSSPLSSEILREISRYTSSTGDTNMGLHSPSDMSATPADDGGSSQNIQAGDVSRQLGDDLLSSALEMRGSKRRSTEGQRNIQTGGKRNAAARFPGLSMSSSGLSFPPVGLNSSSLLGNLGHMGHPLLMGGSSGSSFLQTPGQTLTDLQTMFPSAGSDLLRQSSPGNGHLPSPSSSSLPTAFSSASTTIPMSSSPSAATSSSMVSGSLPPYLMNPNMAGLLSSGFPLNYSQSLLSEPSMFSNPLLSGSGGFQAPNSSSTTSRFLSHFNNPASSLLGAALTQSDRHQSTENGGSSSDDDVIEVTGQ comes from the exons ATGTCTGAAGAGGCGATGTCAGACAGTGACCTGGAGCCCAGCCTTAACAGTGAAGATGAGGATTtggaaaatgaagaagaagaggaggacatggaggaagatgaggatgaCAATGATGGGGATGATGAAGAAGATAGTCTTG AACGACCTGCAAGTGCCCAGAGCAAGGAAGATGCAGCCCAGGATGGCCAAGACTCCACCTCAACTACCTCCGAAGAGCCATCCTCGGAGCCGGCATCCTGTCCATCTTCCAGGCCTCCCTCCAGGCCTCCCTCTGGACCTGCCTCCAGACCTGCCTCTCGCTCTCAACCTCCAGGCAGCCCAGAAACATTGAGCCAGAGCAAGAAACCCTCCAGCAAATCAAAGAAGCAAAAATCCTCTAAATCAACCAAATCTTCAAAGTCTTCAAAAGGCTCCAAACCTTCTAAGCCTTCTAAACCTGTACACATGAGGAAGAATATCAG AAAGCTGCTGAAAGAGGATCAGCTGGAGGCTGGGACCAAGGCAGCTCAAcaagaggagatggagaggcGGAAACGTCTGGAGCAGCAGCGGAAGGACTTCCCTACACCTGCTGTCCCAGAGTCCCAGCTTG TGGACACTGCGTCACTTTTAGGAGAAGTATCTCACTTGGTCCCGGCTCTCCTGAGCAAGCAGGATGTGATCTGTCTGGACAGCAGCGgcgatgaagatgaagaagggGAAGCCAAGCTGCCTGCGCTTGCCATTAGAGATG ATGTAATTGAGCTGAGCTCGGGGGATGAAGATGCCCTGCAGATAAGCAGCGAGTCTGCCGACGAGGATGCTGACGGCACTGCAGGCTCACAAGAGAGCAGCGGGGCGCATATCAACGACACCCAGAATATGCCTGACGCCCAGGGTCGCGTGCTGGTTAATATCAATCACCCTGCAGAGGAGAAAGACATTTACCTCGCTCCACAGTTGGCCAAGGCAGTAAAACCTCACCAG atcggGGGAATCCGGTTTCTCTATGATAACCTCATCGAATCACTGGATCGGTATAAGTCCAGCAGCGGGTTTGGCTGCATCCTGGCTCACAGCATGGGTTTGGGAAAAACTTTGCAGGTGATATCTTTTATCGACATCCTACTGAGGAATACGGAGGCTCACACTGTGCTGGCCATCGTTCCT gtgaacACACTTCAGAACTGGTTGACAGAGTTTAACCTCTGGCTCCCTCCACAAGAAGCACTTTCCCCGGACATTGACCCCGCATTTGTCGCAGGCCGCACATTCAAAGTTCACATCCTCAACGATGAGCACAA AACCACCTTAGCCAGGGCCAAGGTGGTGGAGGACTGGTCCAAAGGGGGAGGGGTGCTGCTGATGGGTTACGAGATGTACCGCCTGCTCTCCATGAAGAAGAGCTTTGTAATGGGCAAGAAGAGGAAATCAAAGAAGCCCGCAGGACCAATCATCATCGACCTGGACGAAGAAGATAGACAACAGGAGCTCATGAGAG GTATAGAAAAATCCATAGCACGGCCCGGCCCAGATGTGGTGATATGTGACGAGGGTCATCGCATTAAGAACTACCATGCCAGCACATCACAGGCTCTTAAGAACATCCGCTCCCGGCGCAGAGTGGTCCTGACAGGTTACCCCCTGCAGAACAATCTGATCGAATACTGGTGCATGGTGGACTTTGTCAGGCCCGACTTTTTAGGCACGCGGCAGGAGTTCAGCAACATGTTCGAGCGTCCCATCCTCAACGGGCAGTGTGTGGACAGCACACCGCAAGATGTGCGCTTGATGCGCTACCGCAGCCACGTGCTACACAGCCTGCTGGAGGGGTTCGTTCAGAG ACGAGGTCATGATGTGCTACGAGACCAGCTTCCAACCAAGGAGGAGCATGTGATCTTGGTGCGGCTTTCTCCCATTCAGAGGGCTCTCTACTCTGAGTTTATGAAACGCTTTCGAGAAGCAGGGAACACCGGCTGGCTTGGTCTTAACCCACTCAAAGCCTTCTGTGTATGCTGTAAG ATATGGAATCACCCAGATGTTCTCTTCGAGGCCCTTCAAAAGGAGAGCCAGGCCAACGAGCAGGACCTGGACCTGGATGACATCACTTCAGCTAGTAACCCACGCTGTCCTGCACCGGGTGCTGGCCTCAAGGCCAAAGTAGCCGACTCCAGCAACAGCAAAGTCAACAGCGTTGTTCCACAACTCAATCACTCCCAGGAAAGAGCCAATCAAGTCATCACGTATGAATGG GCAAAGGACATCATGTCAAACTACCAGACGGGAGTTCTGGAGAACTCGGCCAAGATGGTTCTGCTTTTCTATTTGATTGATGAGAGTGTGAGAAGAAGAGACAAGATTTTGGTGTTTAG TCAAAGCTTGTCCACCCTGTCAGTCATTGAGGACTTCTTATCAAAGAGAGCCATGCCGCCAGGTATCGCCTCCTCCGACGCCCAGAGCCAAAACTGGGTTCGCAACCTCAATTACTACA GACTGGATGGGAGTACATCtgcctcagagagagagagactcatcAATCAGTTTAACGACCCAGAGAACACTGCAACATGGGTCTTCCTTCTTTCTACAAG AGCGGGCTGCTTGGGGGTGAATCTGATCGGGGCTAACCGCGTTGTTGTGTTTGATGCCTCCTGGAACCCGTGCCACGATGCCCAAGCTGTGTGCAGAGTGTACCGCTATGGTCAGAGGAAACCCTGCTACATTTATCGCCTGGTCTGTGATTTCACCCTGGAGAAAAAGATTTATGACCGACAAGTCTCCAAACAGGGAATGTCTG accgTGTTGTTGATGACCTAAACCCGGTGCTGAACTTCACTCGTAAAGAAGTGGAGTCACTGCTGCACTTTGTGGAGGATGAACCTGACAACCACTCTCTGACCTCGAATGAAGAATTTGAAGAGGTGATGCTCAAAGCCTGTCAGTATCACCCACACCTCATCACCAAG CAACCTTTCCATCACGAGTCCCTGCTGGTGGATCGTAAGGAGTCTAAACTAACCAAGGCAGAGAAGAGAGCGGCCAAGAAGAGCTATGAGGACGAGAAACGAGCGTCCGTGCCCTACACACGCACATCGTATGCCCCCTATTACCCAAACAGTGACCAGGCGCTCACAAACATACCAGCATTCAACCAGCGTGGCTG gcGTCCCATGGTGCGGCCTGATGACAAGCCTGTGGCAAGCGTCAGGCCCATCCAGTCAACTCCGATCCCCATGATGCCTCGCCAGGTTGGCATGGGCATTGGTGGCTCCGGCTCTGCAGGCAGCCTGCCCGTTAACTTCCTACAGAAAGCTGGAGTTTATGTGCAGAGGATCGTCACCACCACTG ATATTGTAATCCCGGGCGCAAACAGCACAACAGATGTGCAAGCACGAATCAGTGCGGGAGAGAGCATCCATGTGATCAGAGGATCTAAAG GCACATACATAAGGACCAATGATGGAAGAATATTTGCTATTCGATCTGGAAAGATCAGTAGAGCAGTAGGTGGGGgctctgcagctcagagag GCATGCAAGACTCCCTGATCCATCCCATCAGTAATGGCTGCTCTTCCCCTGTGGATCAACGGCAACTTTCCCCAAACAGGGAGCAGCGATCCTCCTCACCCCTGAGCTCCGAGATCCTCCGAGAGATCAGCCGCTACACGTCATCCACAGGTGACACCAACATGGGGTTGCATTCACCTTCTGACATGTCGGCCACACCAGCAGATGACGGTGGAAGCTCCCAAAACATTCAGGCCGGAGATGTCAGCCGGCAGCTCGGTGACGACCTCCTGAGCTCGGCTTTAGAGATGCGTGGCAGCAAACGCAGGAGTACTGAAGGCCAGAGAAACATACAAACAGGGGGCAAACGCAATGCTGCGGCACGTTTTCCTGGCCTGTCAATGAGCTCCAGTGGACTCAGTTTCCCTCCTGTGGGTTTGAACTCCTCCTCCTTATTGGGGAACCTAGGGCACATGGGTCACCCTCTTCTGATGGGTGGTAGCAGTGGATCATCATTCCTTCAAACCCCAGGACAAACTCTGACTGATTTACAGACCATGTTCCCCTCTGCAGGCTCAGACCTGTTGAGACAGTCCTCCCCAGGGAACGGACACCTCCCCagcccctcctcttcctctctgcccACAGCTTTCTCTTCTGCCTCCACCACCATACCCATGTCATCATCACCGTCAGCGGCAACTTCTTCCTCCATGGTGTCGGGTTCTCTACCTCCGTACTTGATGAACCCCAACATGGCGGGCCTGCTTTCGTCAGGCTTCCCCCTCAACTACAGCCAGTCTCTGCTCTCAGAGCCCAGTATGTTCTCCAACCCCCTACTCTCGGGGTCAGGGGGATTCCAGGCGCCGAACTCCAGCTCTACCACATCACGTTTCCTCTCCCATTTCAACAATCCCGCTTCCAGCCTGTTGGGGGCGGCTCTCACCCAGTCAGACAGACATCAGAGCACGGAGAATGGCGGCAGTAGTTCTGATGATGACGTCATAGAGGTGACAGGACAGTAG
- the cyb561d2 gene encoding cytochrome b561 domain-containing protein 2: MVHSKETEPEHRFYGFTRTVSASLTHLICIVFTVFITVLSRPGSSLFSWHPFLMTLAFSLFMTEAILLFSPHGSPIKSLPHKTKGRVHWILQCICVSCAVLGLAAIFYNKHLNDKPHFTSWHGFLGLITVCVVGLQSLAAVPLIFHSLAKGWSLAKLKRYHAASGLVTYLLGSVSLLLGLCSAWFAASVSGYTWYLSALCPALTALVMMNQVTTAYMAKKRFQS; encoded by the exons ATGGTTCACAGCAAAGAGACTGAACCTGAGCACCGGTTTTACGGTTTTACCAGAACAGTTTCCGCATCTCTCACCCACCTGATCTGCATCGTGTTCACTGTTTTCATTACTGTCCTGTCCCGACCGGGCTCAA gTTTGTTTTCCTGGCACCCATTCTTAATGACACTAGCA TTCTCCTTATTCATGACAGAAGCAATACTCCTCTTCTCGCCTCATGGCTCCCCTATAAAAAGTTTGCCACACAAAACCAAAGGCCGTGTTCACTGGATTCTGCAGTGCATCTGTGTGTCTTGTGCAGTCCTGGGCCTTGCAGCCATCTTTTACAACAAGCACTTGAATGATAAACCCCACTTCACCTCATGGCATGGTTTTCTGGGGCTGATCACAGTGTGTGTGGTGGGACTTCAGTCTTTGGCAGCTGTGCCTCTCATCTTCCACTCTCTGGCCAAAGGCTGGTCCCTGGCCAAACTCAAGCGCTACCACGCAGCATCTGGACTGGTCACGTACCTGCTGGGCAGTGTCAGCCTGCTGCTCGGTCTCTGCTCTGCCTGGTTCGCTGCATCTGTGAGCGGATACACCTGGTACCTGTCAGCACTGTGCCCCGCCCTCACTGCCCTTGTTATGATGAACCAAGTCACCACGGCCTACATGGCTAAGAAAAGGTTTCAGTCCTGA
- the rassf1 gene encoding ras association domain-containing protein 1 isoform X2, with protein sequence MLGKTFERDCSYTCHYRCRPFIQLDCSTDGRLLTSQEDFSVDSIETDTNVDEPIDWAKQKLSVSEIQHKIKEYNARINSNLYMVVNKDGSYTGFIKVHFQLVRPISLPPRQSLSSTQEEEEQSGWLKRRTSFYLPKDTAKHLHISSHTRVREVIEALLNKFTVVDNPAKFALFERTEKQSQVYMRKLSDEECPLYLRLCAGPSEKVLSLVLKENETGEVNWDAFSFPELCNFLRILQREEEEHVRQIVKRHALARDMMKQAMARITTPG encoded by the exons ATGCTGGGGAAGACTTTTGAGCGAG ACTGCAGTTATACTTGTCACTACCGCTGCCGACCATTCATCCAGCTGGACTGCAGCACAGATGGACGTTTATTAACAAGCCAAGAAGATTTCTCTGTCGACTCCATCGAGACTGACACAAATGTG gatGAGCCGATCGATTGGGCTAAGCAGAAGTTGTCTGTTAGTGAGATTCAACACAAGATTAAGGAGTACAATGCACGGATCAACAGCAATCTCTACATGGTGGTT AATAAAGACGGGTCTTACACTGGTTTTATCAAGGTCCACTTTCAGTTGGTCCGCCccatctccctccctcctcgcCAGAGCCTAAGCTCcacacaggaggaagaggagcagagtggATGGTTGAAAAGGCGGACTTCTTTCTACCTCCCCAAAGACACTGCCAAGCACCTGCATATAAGCTCCCACACACGTGTAAGGGAAGTGATCGAGGCATTGCTCAACAAGTTCACCGTGGTAGACAACCCAGCCAAGTTTGCCCTGTTTGAACGCACTGAGAAACAAAGTCAAG TGTACATGCGGAAACTGTCTGATGAAGAGTGCCCCCTGTACCTGCGCTTGTGTGCTGGCCCCAGTGAAAAAGTCTTGAGTCTGGTTTTGAAAGAGAATGAGACAGGAGAAGTCAAT tggGATGCTTTTAGTTTCCCTGAGCTGTGCAACTTTCTGCGAATCCTGCAGcgggaggaagaggaacatgTGCGGCAGATTGTGAAGCGCCACGCTCTTGCTCGAGACATGATGAAGCAGGCAATGGCGAGGATTACCACTCCTGGTTGA
- the rassf1 gene encoding ras association domain-containing protein 1 isoform X1, which translates to MTCQRVYHRMSKCELIELKDLSINDSIELAAPAVRKAPSPINPAQTGHFHVVRLVGENVSIETPRCQTGEAGVGHDFQPCSYTHLTWCDLCGEFIWGLYQQSVRCTNCSYTCHYRCRPFIQLDCSTDGRLLTSQEDFSVDSIETDTNVDEPIDWAKQKLSVSEIQHKIKEYNARINSNLYMVVNKDGSYTGFIKVHFQLVRPISLPPRQSLSSTQEEEEQSGWLKRRTSFYLPKDTAKHLHISSHTRVREVIEALLNKFTVVDNPAKFALFERTEKQSQVYMRKLSDEECPLYLRLCAGPSEKVLSLVLKENETGEVNWDAFSFPELCNFLRILQREEEEHVRQIVKRHALARDMMKQAMARITTPG; encoded by the exons ATGACATGCCAGCGTGTGTATCACAGGATGTCTAAATGTGAGCTGATCGAGCTTAAGGACCTCAGTATAAATGATTCCATCGAGCTGGCTGCTCCTGCAGTCCGCAAAGCCCCGTCTCCTATAAACCCGGCTCAGACGGGTCACTTCCACGTCGTACGCCTGGTTGGAGAAAATGTCAGCATCGAGACACCCCGCTGTCAAACAGGAGAGGCTGGAGTGGGTCATGACTTTCAGCCTTGCAGTTACACTCATCTCACCTGGTGTGACCTGTGTGGAGAATTCATCTGGGGGCTTTATCAGCAAAGTGTGCGCTGCACAA ACTGCAGTTATACTTGTCACTACCGCTGCCGACCATTCATCCAGCTGGACTGCAGCACAGATGGACGTTTATTAACAAGCCAAGAAGATTTCTCTGTCGACTCCATCGAGACTGACACAAATGTG gatGAGCCGATCGATTGGGCTAAGCAGAAGTTGTCTGTTAGTGAGATTCAACACAAGATTAAGGAGTACAATGCACGGATCAACAGCAATCTCTACATGGTGGTT AATAAAGACGGGTCTTACACTGGTTTTATCAAGGTCCACTTTCAGTTGGTCCGCCccatctccctccctcctcgcCAGAGCCTAAGCTCcacacaggaggaagaggagcagagtggATGGTTGAAAAGGCGGACTTCTTTCTACCTCCCCAAAGACACTGCCAAGCACCTGCATATAAGCTCCCACACACGTGTAAGGGAAGTGATCGAGGCATTGCTCAACAAGTTCACCGTGGTAGACAACCCAGCCAAGTTTGCCCTGTTTGAACGCACTGAGAAACAAAGTCAAG TGTACATGCGGAAACTGTCTGATGAAGAGTGCCCCCTGTACCTGCGCTTGTGTGCTGGCCCCAGTGAAAAAGTCTTGAGTCTGGTTTTGAAAGAGAATGAGACAGGAGAAGTCAAT tggGATGCTTTTAGTTTCCCTGAGCTGTGCAACTTTCTGCGAATCCTGCAGcgggaggaagaggaacatgTGCGGCAGATTGTGAAGCGCCACGCTCTTGCTCGAGACATGATGAAGCAGGCAATGGCGAGGATTACCACTCCTGGTTGA
- the tusc2b gene encoding tumor suppressor 2, mitochondrial calcium regulator b → MGGSGSKSRGYWPFSGSGSTDDPTKDGNEQPLARVRSFAGATPFVFTRRSSMFFDEDGDLAHEFYEETIVTRNGRKRAKLKRIQKNLTPQGIIKLDHPCIHVDFPVVLCEA, encoded by the exons ATGGGTGGCAGTGGCTCCAAATCCAGAGGATATTGGCCTTTTTCTGGCTCAGGTAGTACAGACGATCCCACCAAAGATGGAAACGAGCAGCCACTGGCGAGAGTTCGAAGTTTTGCTGGTGCAACACCATTTGTGTTTACAAGACGAAG CTCTATGTTTTTTGATGAAGACGGCGACTTGGCCCATGAATTCTATGAAGAGACAATTGTGACAAGAAATGGACGTAAAAGAGCCAAgctgaagaggattcagaaaaACCTCACACCTCAG GGAATTATAAAGCTGGACCACCCTTGCATCCATGTAGATTTCCCAGTTGTCCTCTGTGAAGCCTGA